In Saccharolobus solfataricus, a genomic segment contains:
- a CDS encoding IS5-like element ISC1058 family transposase, with the protein MEKSKYKRDWSKYDENVITRYKLMFPFYVFEHWWDLLAEENRNARTKYKAPKEFDEFLAFLHIFLPYRAIEGVLRALEQLKIIPTSLDYSTIWKRVRNMKITFPEASDELEVIADATGISTNTGGQYIVAKWGKTRDSKFLKIEIVMDNNEFNVINAEVTSNEVESAVKTVKDLQDKGKKVKKFYGDKTYDANEVYKTGVEVVVPPKKNASTKRGHLARRKAVREFRKLGYDRWREEKGYGVRWRVESLFSAVKRTFGESVRATSFAGQVVEAKLKFWAYAWMVHLANSVVGRAPGIRV; encoded by the coding sequence ATGGAAAAGAGTAAGTACAAGAGGGACTGGAGCAAGTACGACGAGAACGTCATTACTAGATATAAGTTGATGTTCCCCTTCTACGTATTCGAACATTGGTGGGACTTATTAGCAGAGGAGAACAGGAACGCTAGGACAAAGTATAAAGCTCCGAAGGAGTTCGACGAATTCCTAGCCTTCCTCCACATCTTCCTACCTTACAGAGCAATAGAAGGAGTATTAAGAGCCTTAGAACAATTGAAGATCATCCCCACAAGCCTCGATTACTCAACAATATGGAAGAGAGTGAGGAACATGAAAATAACCTTCCCCGAGGCAAGTGACGAACTTGAAGTAATTGCAGACGCTACAGGCATTAGCACAAACACGGGAGGACAATACATTGTTGCCAAGTGGGGTAAGACTAGGGATTCAAAATTCCTCAAGATCGAGATAGTAATGGACAATAACGAATTCAACGTGATAAACGCTGAGGTCACTAGCAACGAGGTTGAAAGCGCTGTAAAAACAGTTAAGGATCTTCAAGATAAGGGAAAGAAGGTCAAGAAGTTTTATGGAGATAAGACATATGACGCCAATGAGGTTTACAAGACCGGAGTTGAGGTTGTAGTTCCTCCCAAGAAGAACGCTTCTACTAAAAGGGGCCATCTTGCTAGACGTAAGGCTGTGCGGGAGTTTAGGAAGTTGGGTTATGATCGTTGGAGGGAGGAGAAGGGTTATGGCGTTAGGTGGAGGGTCGAGTCCTTGTTCTCTGCGGTGAAGCGTACTTTTGGGGAATCGGTTAGGGCAACAAGTTTTGCTGGACAAGTAGTTGAGGCTAAGCTCAAGTTCTGGGCTTACGCGTGGATGGTTCACTTGGCGAATTCTGTAGTCGGTAGGGCTCCGGGCATTAGGGTGTAA
- a CDS encoding APC family permease: MKEEIDKKEEMKTSKKLTFKDVFFISFGGQAPFISLLTFGTVMIGKVGTQAPFAMLIATLVVLFNGLVIYSLSGRFKRGGGYYTYAFYSLTSRLGLNTGWNYLLYGLAYGGTLLTGGAYVLYTIISTYIPSTMLPSIFYDQWFYALIIGIIATSIVLAGVQVSAKYAIGASIVEILIISLLSLLFLYDSRWNFYNPIPSSITPTLISAVVFGLGIPTGYGSIAPLGGETNPKTIGKAAISVLLFGGLIATFFFYSLAAMNFTGNLIDYLLFRFGLIGTLVIALIALSDGTLGGMTYILANSRTLKAMAEDKIMPSGLSKVKYSELLVGLVFITSLTAMTYTFGLYNVFTILGALAGLNNLFIHISANSSLVRIASKRALKHLHEVFIGIFASLVSISVFLYSLPTFNKYIVYLFFGWIILGFIYAEALEISRQSSESENSKG, translated from the coding sequence ATGAAGGAAGAGATTGACAAAAAGGAGGAAATGAAGACGAGTAAAAAGCTAACATTTAAAGACGTATTCTTTATCTCATTTGGTGGGCAAGCGCCCTTTATCTCCTTACTAACCTTCGGTACTGTAATGATAGGAAAAGTCGGAACGCAAGCACCATTTGCAATGTTGATCGCAACTCTCGTGGTCCTATTTAATGGTCTGGTTATTTATTCCTTATCTGGGCGATTTAAGAGGGGTGGGGGGTATTACACATACGCATTTTACTCCTTAACCTCTAGGTTAGGATTGAATACGGGTTGGAACTATTTACTTTATGGGTTGGCTTATGGTGGAACGCTACTCACAGGTGGCGCTTACGTACTTTATACTATTATTTCAACGTACATACCTTCTACAATGCTGCCTTCAATATTTTATGATCAGTGGTTTTACGCACTAATTATTGGAATAATTGCAACTTCAATAGTGCTTGCTGGAGTACAAGTGTCAGCTAAATACGCTATTGGAGCGTCAATAGTGGAAATCTTAATAATTTCCCTACTTTCCTTATTATTTCTTTACGATTCTAGATGGAATTTTTACAATCCAATACCGAGTTCAATTACACCTACCTTAATATCAGCTGTAGTATTCGGATTAGGAATACCAACTGGTTATGGCTCAATAGCTCCCTTAGGTGGGGAAACTAATCCTAAGACCATAGGTAAGGCTGCAATTTCAGTCTTATTATTTGGAGGTTTAATAGCAACGTTTTTCTTTTACTCCTTAGCAGCCATGAACTTCACTGGAAACTTAATAGACTACTTACTGTTCAGATTTGGCTTAATAGGGACATTAGTAATAGCCCTCATCGCATTAAGCGATGGGACATTAGGAGGAATGACGTATATTTTAGCTAACTCTAGAACATTGAAAGCAATGGCTGAGGATAAAATAATGCCAAGTGGTCTCTCTAAGGTGAAATACTCTGAACTACTTGTAGGATTAGTCTTTATAACTTCGCTAACTGCAATGACCTACACCTTTGGACTATACAATGTTTTTACAATACTTGGAGCCCTGGCTGGCTTAAATAACCTATTTATTCATATTTCAGCCAATTCATCACTGGTTAGGATTGCATCAAAGAGAGCCTTAAAGCACCTTCACGAAGTATTTATCGGGATATTTGCATCATTAGTCAGTATTTCAGTATTTCTCTACTCTTTACCAACGTTTAACAAGTACATTGTGTACTTGTTCTTTGGTTGGATAATACTAGGTTTCATTTACGCTGAGGCATTGGAGATAAGCAGGCAATCAAGTGAGAGTGAGAATTCTAAAGGTTGA
- a CDS encoding XdhC family protein, translating to MKVVIFASSREADMEEPVFCDRDTVKVDASKCTGKGINVAPFIARYLKDLGFHVLVVDPFAEESYYEADEVIKGTTFQIPDDVVKDNYVIVATRHVYDTWAIMKSIYGGAKEIAVIMSLKRAEVILKRLIQAGIDKEKLKKLRIPAGLDIGAKNEKEIAFSIVAEVLAVTRGSMGLPLREIKGFEKLLEKL from the coding sequence ATGAAAGTCGTTATATTTGCTTCAAGTAGGGAAGCGGATATGGAGGAACCAGTATTTTGCGATAGGGACACCGTCAAAGTTGATGCCAGTAAGTGTACTGGGAAGGGAATTAACGTTGCGCCATTTATAGCGAGATATTTAAAAGATTTGGGCTTCCACGTTTTAGTAGTAGATCCTTTTGCTGAGGAAAGTTATTATGAGGCTGATGAGGTGATTAAAGGTACTACTTTCCAAATTCCAGATGACGTTGTAAAGGACAATTACGTAATAGTCGCAACTAGACACGTATACGATACTTGGGCTATTATGAAGTCAATTTACGGTGGAGCTAAGGAGATTGCTGTAATAATGAGCTTAAAAAGGGCTGAGGTAATATTGAAGAGGCTTATCCAAGCTGGAATTGATAAAGAGAAATTAAAGAAATTGAGAATACCAGCTGGTTTAGATATTGGTGCTAAAAACGAGAAGGAGATCGCGTTTTCAATTGTTGCTGAAGTTTTAGCTGTGACAAGAGGAAGTATGGGATTACCACTTAGAGAAATTAAGGGGTTTGAAAAGCTTTTAGAGAAGTTATGA
- a CDS encoding ParA family protein, whose amino-acid sequence MKIRVDIIGLKGGVGKTTIALNTALYLSKRYKVLYIDKDLLSMGSLILGFNGLGFNKAIVEGLGNEQYEYKVNNNLTLFKLYSDPVNERELQHKVKGMGEKAERAYVDVVSKGYDVIIVDYGRIFRTNDPLVYDEYEMFKKNFPDYTIAAAGITDAIRNDVTDVVKYFLDTINRIKAKPLAFVINMVPQIGDIQKEINQIVREISEVVKCDILTIPFNEKLVQYANMGEVEEMQKVGKLIERILSNG is encoded by the coding sequence GTGAAGATTAGGGTTGATATTATAGGTTTAAAAGGTGGTGTCGGGAAGACAACAATAGCGTTGAATACTGCATTATATCTTTCCAAGAGATATAAGGTTTTATATATTGATAAGGATCTGCTTTCAATGGGGTCTTTAATTTTAGGATTTAATGGCCTTGGTTTTAATAAAGCAATAGTAGAAGGTTTAGGCAATGAACAATATGAGTATAAGGTTAATAATAACTTAACGTTATTCAAGTTATATAGTGATCCAGTAAACGAGAGAGAGTTACAGCATAAGGTTAAAGGCATGGGTGAAAAAGCTGAAAGAGCCTACGTTGATGTTGTATCGAAGGGCTATGATGTTATCATAGTAGATTACGGTAGGATTTTCAGAACTAATGATCCATTAGTGTATGACGAATATGAAATGTTTAAGAAAAATTTCCCTGACTATACGATAGCTGCAGCAGGAATTACTGACGCCATTAGAAATGATGTTACAGATGTTGTAAAATATTTTCTAGATACAATAAATAGAATTAAAGCCAAACCCCTCGCTTTCGTAATTAACATGGTACCTCAAATAGGTGATATTCAGAAAGAAATTAATCAAATAGTTAGAGAAATTAGTGAAGTTGTAAAATGTGATATACTTACTATTCCCTTTAACGAGAAGTTAGTACAATATGCCAATATGGGAGAAGTAGAAGAAATGCAAAAAGTGGGAAAGTTAATAGAGCGAATTTTATCTAATGGGTAA